A genomic stretch from Sulfurimonas sediminis includes:
- a CDS encoding TatD family hydrolase, with amino-acid sequence MIIDTHIHLDDNRYDEDLDAVLERAREGGVKRFIIPGADLTTLEKAIKIAERYEDVYFAIGVHPYDIAGFEMTYFEKYVGHDKCVAIGECGLDYFRLEGSDAEKAQEKEAQAKVFAAQIEFAKKHKKPLIVHIRNASHDAKMLLLEHNVGEVGGVLHCFNADDELLSLADENFYFGIGGVLTFKNAKKLVNVLPRIPKEKLLIETDGPYLTPTPHRGERNEPLYTTLVAQKMSEILEIPREEIEKLTAENALKLFHIS; translated from the coding sequence ATGATAATTGACACACATATACATTTGGATGACAACCGGTATGATGAAGATTTGGATGCAGTGCTGGAGCGTGCGAGAGAGGGTGGGGTGAAGCGTTTTATCATTCCAGGAGCGGATCTTACTACCTTGGAAAAAGCCATAAAAATTGCAGAACGCTACGAAGATGTCTATTTTGCCATAGGGGTGCATCCTTATGATATTGCAGGTTTTGAGATGACATACTTTGAAAAATATGTGGGACATGATAAATGTGTGGCAATCGGCGAATGCGGGTTGGATTACTTTCGTCTTGAAGGGAGTGATGCAGAAAAAGCACAGGAAAAAGAGGCACAGGCAAAAGTTTTTGCAGCGCAGATAGAGTTTGCCAAAAAACACAAAAAGCCTCTCATAGTCCATATCCGCAACGCTTCGCATGATGCAAAAATGCTGCTGTTGGAGCATAATGTAGGAGAAGTGGGCGGTGTGCTGCACTGTTTTAATGCTGATGATGAGCTTTTAAGTTTGGCAGATGAGAATTTTTATTTTGGCATAGGCGGAGTATTGACTTTTAAAAATGCCAAAAAACTTGTCAATGTTTTACCCCGCATACCAAAAGAGAAGCTTCTTATAGAAACAGACGGTCCGTATTTGACGCCTACACCGCACAGAGGAGAGAGAAACGAACCGCTATACACAACGCTTGTAGCGCAGAAAATGTCAGAAATCTTAGAGATTCCAAGAGAAGAAATAGAAAAACTGACCGCAGAAAATGCCCTGAAACTCTTTCATATTTCTTAA
- a CDS encoding lytic transglycosylase domain-containing protein, with product MIKYILTLCFPFLLLANLTYESNYNKELALLDSFDIEPSFLYDPVMNRMKAKTLSRDKHFFKAMEDAYLFIPAIKSTLSKYNVPQEFLYLAMAESNFHTKAYSNKRAAGLWQFMPATGKLFHLKIDEYVDERRDLIKSTEAAAKYLSALHKRFGKWYLAAIAYNCGGGALSKAIRKAKTDKLSVLLNPKKHYIPRESRYYIRKIVALALIGSDEQYMLHSEYEYLLNRANAYSIATVKLPRGESLVRLSKLIHIPLKDLKKLNRHLKYDFVPPYADGYDVYIPYIKLAEYKQKYFQEPIQNIYKIHVVRRGESLSRIGKKYGVSYKVIKDFNKLRTNRLRIKQKLVIPIAKNTKHKKFKSTHYYMVKKGDSLGSIARAHKISIKNIRAQNNIKGSLIRVGERLKLYE from the coding sequence ATGATTAAATATATATTAACCCTGTGTTTCCCGTTTCTTCTTTTGGCGAATTTGACGTATGAATCAAACTATAACAAAGAACTGGCATTGTTGGACTCATTTGATATAGAGCCGTCATTTCTTTATGACCCTGTAATGAATAGAATGAAAGCCAAAACGTTGTCAAGAGACAAGCACTTTTTCAAGGCGATGGAAGATGCCTATCTGTTTATTCCTGCCATTAAAAGTACACTCTCAAAATACAATGTTCCCCAGGAATTTCTCTATCTTGCTATGGCTGAATCAAATTTTCACACAAAGGCCTATTCCAATAAAAGAGCAGCCGGACTGTGGCAGTTTATGCCCGCAACAGGCAAACTTTTTCATCTGAAAATTGACGAGTATGTAGATGAGAGACGCGATTTGATCAAATCAACTGAAGCGGCGGCAAAATACCTCTCAGCACTGCATAAGCGGTTTGGAAAGTGGTATTTGGCTGCCATTGCCTATAACTGTGGTGGCGGTGCGTTAAGCAAAGCAATCAGAAAAGCAAAAACAGACAAGCTTTCTGTTTTACTCAATCCGAAAAAACACTATATTCCTAGAGAGAGTCGCTACTATATCCGCAAAATCGTTGCCCTTGCGCTGATAGGCAGTGACGAGCAGTATATGCTGCACAGTGAGTATGAGTACCTTTTAAATCGTGCCAATGCCTATTCGATTGCAACTGTGAAACTGCCTCGCGGAGAATCATTGGTACGACTCTCAAAACTTATTCATATCCCGCTGAAAGATTTGAAAAAGCTCAACAGACACTTAAAATATGATTTTGTCCCGCCGTATGCGGATGGATACGATGTCTATATACCGTATATAAAACTCGCAGAATACAAGCAAAAGTATTTTCAGGAACCCATACAGAATATCTACAAGATACATGTAGTCAGACGGGGAGAAAGTCTTTCCCGTATTGGCAAAAAATACGGTGTTTCATACAAGGTGATTAAAGATTTCAACAAACTGCGTACAAACCGTTTGCGAATCAAACAAAAGCTTGTTATTCCTATAGCCAAAAACACGAAACACAAAAAATTTAAAAGTACGCATTACTATATGGTCAAAAAAGGTGATTCTTTAGGCTCTATCGCAAGAGCCCATAAAATCAGCATTAAAAACATACGGGCACAAAACAACATCAAAGGATCTTTGATCCGAGTCGGCGAAAGGTTAAAACTGTATGAATAA
- a CDS encoding septal ring lytic transglycosylase RlpA family protein has product MNKILFFSLLGITLFISGCSTRGPSSYIQHKYSSPAYSQKKYSHPTMRPYVVHGKRYYPTVVSVGDRFRGNASWYGPNFHGKFTSNGERYNMWDMTAAHKTLPMNTIVRVTNRRNGKSTVVRINDRGPFVSTRIIDLSKAAASKIDMIGTGTAPVTLEVLGFAGKGKNKIPNKKQLKKSPKSVAVSDFALQIASFSNINGAIKTQEKYNNTDGYTTVIKDMQTPNGRMFKVWLKGFKSEQEARDYKANGIFKGAFIVRED; this is encoded by the coding sequence ATGAATAAAATACTTTTTTTTTCGCTACTTGGTATTACTTTGTTTATAAGTGGATGCAGCACAAGAGGACCGAGCAGCTACATACAGCATAAATATTCAAGCCCTGCATACAGTCAGAAAAAATATTCACATCCGACGATGCGTCCTTATGTAGTACACGGAAAACGGTACTACCCGACTGTCGTGAGTGTCGGAGACAGGTTCCGGGGCAATGCAAGCTGGTACGGACCGAATTTTCACGGAAAGTTTACATCTAACGGTGAAAGATACAATATGTGGGATATGACAGCTGCGCATAAAACACTGCCGATGAATACCATCGTGAGAGTGACCAACAGAAGAAACGGAAAAAGTACGGTGGTCCGCATCAATGACAGAGGGCCTTTTGTCTCGACACGAATTATAGACCTCTCAAAAGCAGCAGCTTCAAAAATAGACATGATCGGAACGGGAACTGCTCCTGTAACTCTTGAAGTGCTTGGTTTTGCAGGAAAAGGCAAAAATAAGATACCAAATAAAAAACAGTTGAAAAAATCACCTAAAAGTGTTGCTGTGAGTGATTTTGCACTGCAGATTGCATCTTTTTCAAACATCAACGGTGCGATAAAGACACAGGAAAAGTATAACAATACAGACGGATACACGACAGTTATCAAAGATATGCAGACACCAAACGGCAGAATGTTCAAAGTCTGGCTCAAAGGCTTTAAAAGTGAACAAGAAGCAAGAGACTACAAGGCAAACGGCATATTCAAAGGTGCATTTATAGTGAGAGAGGATTAA